A part of Kitasatospora acidiphila genomic DNA contains:
- the nuoE gene encoding NADH-quinone oxidoreductase subunit NuoE — protein MPALPAKPYPPEVHQRLAADAEALIARYPQPRSALLPLLHLVQAEEGFVSATGIRFCAEQLELTTAEVTAVATFYTMYRRRPAGEYHVGVCTNTLCAVLGGDQIFAELKEHLGIGNNETTEDGAISLEHIECNAACDYAPVVMVNWEFFDNQTPDSAKQLVDDLRAGEEVRPTRGARLCGFKETARMLAGFPDERSGANDESGAGGAPSLAGLRLAKGEQLPGTPGARVVSPRNEGTEA, from the coding sequence CTGCCGGCGCTGCCGGCCAAGCCGTATCCGCCCGAGGTGCACCAGCGGCTGGCGGCCGACGCCGAGGCGCTGATCGCCCGCTATCCGCAGCCGCGGTCCGCACTGCTGCCGCTGCTGCACCTGGTCCAGGCCGAGGAGGGCTTCGTCAGCGCCACCGGAATCCGGTTCTGCGCCGAGCAGTTGGAGCTCACCACGGCCGAGGTCACCGCGGTCGCCACCTTCTACACGATGTACCGGCGCCGGCCCGCCGGCGAGTACCACGTGGGGGTGTGCACCAACACGCTGTGCGCGGTGCTCGGCGGCGACCAGATCTTCGCGGAGCTCAAGGAGCACCTGGGGATCGGCAACAACGAGACCACCGAGGACGGTGCGATCTCGCTGGAGCACATCGAGTGCAACGCGGCCTGCGACTACGCACCCGTGGTGATGGTCAACTGGGAGTTCTTCGACAACCAGACCCCGGACAGCGCCAAGCAGCTGGTCGACGACCTGCGGGCCGGCGAGGAGGTGCGGCCCACCCGCGGCGCCCGGCTCTGCGGCTTCAAGGAGACCGCCCGGATGCTGGCCGGCTTCCCCGACGAGCGGTCCGGCGCCAACGACGAGTCCGGCGCCGGCGGCGCCCCCAGCCTGGCCGGCCTGCGCCTCGCCAAGGGCGAGCAACTGCCCGGTACCCCCGGCGCCCGAGTGGTCTCGCCGCGCAACGAAGGGACGGAAGCGTGA